The following coding sequences lie in one Musa acuminata AAA Group cultivar baxijiao chromosome BXJ1-8, Cavendish_Baxijiao_AAA, whole genome shotgun sequence genomic window:
- the LOC135680340 gene encoding glycine-rich cell wall structural protein 1-like: MLPILILPSLACARILLDDNSALAENKRFSLKTGGSGSGFGISVSHNSSGTDITIGGGAGGGAGTSRGGGASVGGGIGVGVGIHIGKGGANVAVGVGGGGAASANNGSVSVGGGGGGGVGVSVGPGGVSVSVGGGAGGGAGSGGGASGGGGGVGSAGGVVASGDGHGSASGSGGSGGGDGDASAGGAEAGGNGGGGGGRG, translated from the coding sequence ATGTTGCCGATCTTAATTCTTCCCTCACTTGCCTGTGCGAGAATTCTGCTTGATGATAATAGCGCTTTGGCTGAGAACAAGCGTTTCTCGCTAAAAAccggcggcagcggcagtgggTTTGGTATCAGTGTGAGCCATAACAGCTCTGGTACTGACATCACTATCGGTGGAGGAGCTGGTGGCGGAGCTGGCACTTCACGTGGCGGGGGAGCTAGCGTTGGCGGAGGGATCGGTGTTGGGGTCGGCATCCACATAGGGAAAGGCGGAGCGAACGTCGCAGTGGGGGTCGGCGGAGGCGGTGCCGCTAGTGCGAACAACGGCAGCGTCAGCGTCGGTGGCGGAGGTGGCGGCGGAGTTGGAGTTAGTGTCGGGCCTGGTGGTGTGAGCGTGAGCGTCGGAGGCGGTGCCGGAGGAGGTGCGGGGAGTGGCGGTGGAGCGTCGGGAGGTGGTGGCGGAGTGGGAAGTGCCGGAGGGGTGGTGGCTAGCGGGGACGGTCATGGAAGTGCAAGTGGTAGCGGCGGAAGTGGTGGAGGCGACGGAGATGCCTCGGCTGGAGGAGCCGAAGCAGGAGgtaacggcggcggcggcggtggtcgaggTTGA